One Deinococcus reticulitermitis genomic region harbors:
- a CDS encoding DUF2259 domain-containing protein yields MRALTPHRTPASHRILALALALSSAAQAGDRPRVVGVTFSPGGAQVLAVTSWVADGSGFPSAHLSLLSTASGQQLHEASAQDRQGRLNEAQVRAGLLRSNAAQLQIAGVAGRPNSQPRFALPPRVQSPAWTEALAAGQSRTTPVFLWSKKVPITLSVRRSNAPCAYPGLLPPGEGPATFTLKVNTQVLRTPSTPAVPCAARYALERVDLSGNRVLITVRAYGPGFEGPNATPVFIAATLR; encoded by the coding sequence ATGCGAGCCCTGACCCCACACAGGACCCCAGCCTCTCACCGAATCCTGGCCCTCGCCCTCGCGCTGAGTTCCGCCGCTCAGGCCGGGGACCGCCCACGGGTCGTGGGGGTGACGTTCTCGCCGGGCGGCGCGCAGGTGCTCGCGGTCACGAGCTGGGTGGCCGACGGCTCGGGCTTTCCGTCGGCCCACCTGAGCCTGCTGAGCACCGCGTCGGGCCAGCAGCTCCACGAGGCGAGTGCCCAGGACCGCCAGGGCCGGCTGAATGAGGCGCAGGTGCGCGCCGGACTGCTCAGGAGCAATGCCGCGCAGCTGCAGATCGCTGGGGTCGCCGGGCGCCCGAACAGCCAGCCGCGCTTCGCCCTGCCGCCGCGCGTTCAGTCTCCGGCCTGGACCGAGGCCCTCGCCGCCGGCCAGAGCCGCACCACGCCGGTCTTCCTGTGGTCGAAAAAGGTGCCGATCACGCTGAGCGTGCGCCGCAGCAACGCGCCCTGCGCTTACCCGGGGCTGCTGCCGCCCGGCGAGGGACCGGCCACCTTCACCCTCAAGGTGAACACCCAGGTGCTGAGGACGCCGAGCACGCCCGCCGTGCCCTGCGCCGCCCGCTACGCCCTGGAGCGCGTCGATCTCAGCGGCAACCGCGTTCTGATCACGGTGCGCGCCTACGGGCCGGGGTTCGAGGGGCCGAATGCCACGCCGGTCTTCATCGCCGCGACGCTGCGCTGA
- a CDS encoding MDR family oxidoreductase, with translation MTTPPPPAHPAVPATFRALRMLKDDSGIHHEFQQLTPADLGEGDTLVRVRYSSLNYKDGLAVAGKPGVLRSYPITPGIDLAGEVISCETGEYQPGDGVVLTGWGIGERVDGGYSELARVRAEWLVPLPGGVDARWAMSVGTAGFTAMLAVLALEGGGVTPERGEVLVTGAAGGVGSTAVSLLATAGFTVAASTGRPEEEAYLRSLGASVILPREEVPALKRPLEKERWAGVVDTVGGATLAGAIASTRTHGVVAACGLAGGSDLPTTVFPFILRGVTLAGIDSVTCPAPRRRAAWERLARDLPPRKLGDVTRVRPLDDLPELAEEILAGRVRGRTVIEVSPA, from the coding sequence ATGACCACTCCACCCCCGCCCGCTCACCCGGCGGTGCCCGCCACTTTCCGTGCCCTGCGGATGCTGAAAGACGACTCGGGCATTCACCATGAATTCCAGCAGCTGACCCCCGCCGATCTGGGGGAGGGCGACACCCTCGTGCGGGTGCGCTACAGCTCGCTCAACTACAAAGACGGCCTCGCAGTGGCGGGAAAGCCCGGCGTGCTGCGCTCGTACCCGATCACGCCCGGCATCGACCTGGCCGGCGAGGTGATCTCGTGCGAGACAGGTGAATACCAGCCCGGCGACGGCGTGGTCCTGACCGGCTGGGGCATCGGTGAGCGGGTGGACGGCGGCTACAGCGAACTCGCGCGGGTCAGGGCCGAGTGGCTGGTGCCGCTGCCTGGGGGCGTGGATGCACGCTGGGCGATGAGCGTCGGCACGGCGGGCTTCACGGCGATGCTCGCGGTCCTGGCCCTCGAAGGCGGCGGCGTGACCCCGGAGCGCGGCGAGGTGCTGGTCACCGGGGCCGCAGGGGGCGTCGGCAGCACCGCCGTCAGCCTTCTCGCGACGGCAGGCTTCACGGTGGCCGCGAGTACCGGGCGCCCGGAGGAGGAAGCCTACCTGCGTTCGCTCGGCGCCTCAGTGATCCTGCCGCGTGAGGAGGTGCCGGCCCTGAAACGTCCGCTGGAAAAGGAGCGCTGGGCCGGCGTGGTGGACACCGTGGGAGGCGCGACCCTCGCCGGCGCCATCGCGAGCACCCGCACGCACGGCGTCGTCGCGGCCTGCGGGCTGGCGGGGGGGAGCGACCTGCCCACCACCGTCTTTCCCTTTATCCTGCGGGGGGTCACGCTCGCTGGGATCGACTCGGTGACTTGCCCCGCGCCCCGGCGCCGCGCCGCCTGGGAACGCCTCGCGCGCGACCTGCCCCCGAGAAAGCTGGGAGACGTGACGCGGGTGCGCCCGCTCGATGACCTGCCGGAGCTCGCAGAGGAGATCCTCGCGGGCCGGGTGCGCGGCCGAACCGTGATCGAGGTCTCGCCAGCCTGA
- a CDS encoding DEAD/DEAH box RNA helicase: MNFDQLIAPELAARLAERGITEATPIQVEALPLALNGKDLIGRARTGTGKTLAYALPIIQNLEPSRERARLPRAIVVAPTRELAKQVADEFSKSGAGLTTVTVYGGAAYGPQENALRRGADVIVGTPGRLIDHLERGNLDLSAVQYAVLDEADEMLSVGFADAIETILQKTPQERQTFLFSATLTPDIKRLSRNYLKEPVTVDMVGEGKSQAAQTVEHLKIKVGRTRTRVLADLLTIYNPEKAIVFTRTKREADELANELIHRGLEAEALHGDLAQSQRERALGAFRSGRVNVLVATDVAARGLDIPEVDLVVQYHLPQDPESYVHRSGRTGRAGRTGTAIIMYGEREGREVMGLERITGVRFQERPLPTPSEVAQASARASADMVRKVEAEVAGGFQAEAERLFSELGLEALARALAKISGVTEVRQAASLLSGEEGLTTLILHGERLSVPRTVALIARASDVDTRRLGKVRQWRGGTVADVPSEFVEKIMAAAPLDGQVEVQVAQELPELFEQPTRERRDGGYQGGRGYRSEGQGSYGQGQGSYGRGSSGGQRSSSGNRSGSQGSGQGRWSRDRDDRGARPREDFADREFVPGGR; encoded by the coding sequence ATGAACTTTGATCAACTGATCGCGCCCGAGCTTGCGGCGCGTCTCGCTGAGCGCGGTATTACGGAAGCCACCCCCATTCAGGTCGAGGCGCTGCCTCTGGCCCTGAACGGCAAGGACCTGATCGGCCGCGCCCGCACCGGCACCGGCAAGACCCTGGCCTACGCGCTGCCCATCATCCAGAACCTCGAGCCGAGCCGTGAGCGCGCCCGGCTGCCGCGCGCCATCGTGGTCGCTCCGACGCGTGAACTCGCCAAACAGGTCGCCGATGAGTTCTCCAAGAGCGGCGCGGGCCTGACCACCGTCACGGTATACGGCGGCGCCGCCTACGGCCCCCAGGAAAACGCGCTGCGCCGCGGCGCCGACGTGATCGTCGGAACGCCCGGGCGCCTGATCGACCACCTCGAGCGCGGCAACCTCGACCTGAGTGCCGTGCAGTACGCCGTGCTCGACGAGGCCGACGAGATGCTGAGCGTGGGCTTTGCCGACGCCATCGAGACCATCCTTCAGAAGACGCCCCAGGAGCGCCAGACGTTCCTGTTCTCGGCCACCCTGACGCCCGACATCAAACGCCTCTCGCGCAACTACCTCAAGGAGCCGGTGACGGTGGACATGGTAGGCGAGGGCAAGAGCCAGGCCGCGCAGACCGTCGAGCACCTCAAGATCAAGGTGGGCCGCACCCGCACCCGCGTGCTCGCCGACCTGCTCACGATCTACAACCCGGAAAAGGCCATCGTCTTTACCCGCACCAAGCGCGAAGCCGACGAGCTCGCCAACGAGCTGATCCACCGGGGCCTGGAAGCCGAGGCGCTGCACGGCGACCTCGCCCAGAGCCAGCGCGAACGGGCGCTCGGGGCGTTCCGCTCGGGCCGCGTAAACGTGCTCGTCGCCACCGACGTGGCCGCGCGCGGGCTCGATATCCCGGAAGTCGACCTCGTCGTGCAGTACCACCTGCCGCAGGACCCCGAGAGCTACGTGCACCGTTCGGGCCGCACAGGCCGCGCCGGGCGCACCGGCACCGCGATCATCATGTACGGCGAGCGCGAGGGCCGCGAAGTGATGGGACTCGAGCGCATCACCGGCGTCCGCTTCCAGGAGCGCCCGCTCCCCACGCCAAGCGAGGTCGCCCAGGCGAGTGCCCGCGCGAGTGCCGACATGGTGCGCAAGGTAGAGGCCGAGGTCGCCGGCGGCTTTCAGGCCGAAGCCGAGCGGCTGTTCAGCGAACTGGGCCTGGAAGCCCTCGCCCGGGCGCTCGCCAAGATCAGCGGCGTGACCGAAGTGCGCCAGGCGGCCAGCCTGCTGAGCGGCGAGGAAGGCCTGACCACGCTGATCCTGCACGGCGAGCGCCTCAGCGTGCCGCGTACGGTCGCCCTCATCGCCCGCGCGAGCGACGTGGACACCCGCCGCCTCGGCAAAGTGCGGCAGTGGCGCGGCGGCACCGTCGCCGACGTCCCGAGCGAATTCGTCGAGAAAATCATGGCCGCCGCCCCGCTCGACGGTCAGGTCGAGGTGCAGGTCGCGCAGGAACTCCCTGAACTCTTCGAGCAGCCCACCCGCGAGCGCCGGGACGGCGGTTACCAGGGCGGACGCGGTTACCGCAGCGAGGGCCAGGGCAGTTACGGCCAGGGCCAGGGCAGCTACGGACGCGGGAGCAGCGGCGGTCAGCGCAGCAGCTCGGGCAACCGGAGCGGCAGCCAGGGCAGCGGTCAGGGCCGCTGGAGCCGCGACCGCGACGACCGGGGTGCGCGTCCCCGCGAGGACTTCGCCGACCGCGAGTTCGTGCCGGGCGGGCGCTGA
- the serA gene encoding phosphoglycerate dehydrogenase encodes MTASAPATTEQTPAAPLRVLICDEMNPGHLEHEGFEIDYEGNLERAETLRRLPEYDALITRSRTRVDRELIDAAGPRLKVIGRGGVGVDNIDLDYASRRGLLVLNAPESNNVSAAELAVMHLMAAARGLTRSDRGTRAGQWDRKFLGIELKDKVLGIVGLGRIGSIVADRAQGLRMRVIAYDPYVPENKFERLDVERVETLADLLGRVDALTVHTPLNDETRGMIGEAELARLRKGAIVVNAARGGIVDEAALVAALHSGHLFAAGVDVFVDEPPTPDHIFLQAPNLAVTAHLGANTFEAQERVGAEIVGRVLDALHGDVSKGAVNAPALDAKTLEQLGGYLTLGEKLGRIQAQLLPGAHEVEVTFRGEFPADPAPVLTSVLVGYLSGSTDEVPNMINARALARERGVSVTVREQEDSPDYTTEVIVKVLTRTGEKERTRTVGGTVFGKSPRLTRLRDYRVELEPEGYILIASNQDKPGAVAKLSNLLGTWGVNIAGMALGRAQKGGQALFTLTLDDGLSPEQLQAIRDLDVIESAFLVRA; translated from the coding sequence ATGACGGCTTCTGCCCCCGCGACCACCGAGCAGACCCCAGCGGCTCCCCTGCGCGTCCTGATCTGCGACGAGATGAACCCCGGCCACCTGGAGCACGAAGGCTTCGAGATCGACTATGAGGGCAACCTGGAACGCGCCGAGACGCTGCGCCGGCTGCCCGAATACGACGCCCTGATTACCCGCAGCCGCACCCGGGTGGACCGCGAGCTGATCGACGCGGCCGGCCCCCGCCTGAAGGTGATCGGACGCGGCGGCGTGGGCGTGGACAACATCGACCTCGACTACGCGAGCCGCCGGGGCCTGCTCGTCCTGAACGCCCCCGAGAGCAACAACGTCTCGGCGGCGGAACTCGCCGTGATGCACCTGATGGCGGCGGCGCGCGGGCTGACGCGCTCGGACCGGGGAACGCGGGCAGGGCAGTGGGACCGCAAGTTCCTGGGCATCGAGCTCAAGGACAAGGTGCTCGGCATCGTGGGGCTCGGGCGCATCGGCTCGATCGTGGCGGACCGCGCCCAGGGGCTGCGGATGCGGGTGATCGCCTATGACCCCTACGTTCCCGAAAACAAGTTCGAGCGGCTGGACGTCGAGCGCGTCGAGACCCTGGCCGACCTGCTCGGTCGGGTGGACGCGCTGACGGTGCACACGCCGCTCAATGACGAGACGCGCGGCATGATCGGGGAGGCCGAACTTGCGCGGCTCAGAAAGGGCGCCATCGTCGTCAATGCGGCGCGCGGCGGCATCGTGGACGAGGCGGCGCTGGTGGCGGCGCTGCACTCCGGGCACCTCTTCGCCGCCGGAGTGGACGTGTTCGTCGACGAGCCGCCGACGCCGGACCACATCTTCCTCCAGGCCCCCAACCTCGCCGTCACCGCGCACCTCGGGGCCAACACCTTCGAGGCGCAGGAGCGTGTGGGCGCCGAGATTGTAGGGCGCGTGCTCGACGCCCTGCACGGCGACGTGAGCAAGGGCGCGGTCAACGCCCCGGCGCTTGACGCGAAGACGCTCGAGCAACTCGGCGGCTACCTCACCCTCGGGGAAAAGCTCGGGCGGATTCAGGCGCAGCTGCTCCCTGGGGCGCATGAGGTCGAGGTCACCTTCCGGGGAGAATTCCCGGCCGATCCGGCCCCGGTGCTGACATCGGTGCTCGTCGGCTACCTCTCGGGCAGCACCGACGAGGTGCCCAACATGATCAACGCCCGCGCCCTGGCCCGCGAGCGCGGCGTGAGCGTCACGGTGCGTGAGCAGGAGGACAGCCCCGACTACACCACCGAAGTGATTGTCAAGGTGCTGACCCGTACCGGAGAAAAGGAACGCACCCGCACGGTGGGCGGCACGGTGTTCGGCAAGTCGCCCCGCTTGACCCGGCTGCGCGACTACCGCGTCGAGCTTGAACCCGAGGGCTACATCCTGATCGCGTCCAACCAGGACAAACCCGGCGCCGTCGCCAAGCTGAGCAATCTGCTCGGCACCTGGGGCGTCAACATCGCCGGCATGGCCCTCGGGCGCGCGCAGAAGGGCGGGCAGGCGCTCTTTACGCTCACGCTCGACGACGGGTTGAGCCCCGAGCAGCTCCAGGCGATTCGCGATCTCGACGTGATCGAGTCGGCGTTCCTCGTGCGGGCCTGA
- a CDS encoding DUF4384 domain-containing protein yields MNNANSRVLLSLGLLLGTAEASPAQITAQSIIVNPVETRLKVDVWVNKDASGDRNPVYRRGEDISVGLRTNQDAYVYLFNVNASGVIDLFFPNGYEESNFVKAGVTRVFPPRGAGYTFTVGGPNGQDKLLALASTQRLDLGDLARFGEQQRFATVRVRGQGQLAQALSIVVNPLPADGWVTDVALFRVGTPAPQGGATGTVTQTPTPPPAQPTPTPAVPTTQIKPGERQDGSFDQAMVDAYARLRGGQSLGTPMSYAAPWADGWWQKFGGVAAYGDGVLLHANGSSRSYAVHGEILKRYLALADAENGMTRPPSRLGWAAGDEKIIPRNSFGTSGLYGFFQNGALYSTEKHGTFWLTGAVLKTYQGLGGSGSFLGFPIRDQYLISGAWAADFEGGSIRTVNGVPKVFRK; encoded by the coding sequence ATGAACAACGCGAACTCACGGGTCCTGCTGAGCCTGGGCCTGCTGCTCGGCACCGCCGAAGCGAGCCCCGCCCAGATCACCGCCCAGAGCATCATCGTCAACCCGGTCGAGACGCGGCTGAAGGTGGACGTGTGGGTGAACAAGGACGCGAGCGGCGACCGCAACCCGGTCTACCGCCGGGGCGAGGACATCAGCGTCGGGCTGCGGACCAACCAGGACGCCTACGTCTACCTCTTCAACGTCAATGCCAGCGGCGTGATCGACCTGTTTTTCCCGAACGGCTACGAGGAGAGCAATTTTGTCAAGGCGGGCGTGACGCGCGTCTTTCCCCCGCGCGGCGCCGGGTACACCTTCACCGTCGGTGGCCCGAACGGACAGGACAAGCTGCTCGCGCTCGCCAGCACCCAGCGGCTGGACCTGGGCGACCTCGCGCGCTTTGGGGAACAGCAGCGCTTCGCGACCGTCCGCGTCCGGGGGCAGGGGCAGCTCGCCCAAGCCCTGAGCATCGTGGTCAATCCGCTGCCCGCCGACGGCTGGGTGACCGACGTGGCCCTCTTCCGGGTGGGCACGCCGGCCCCGCAGGGCGGCGCGACCGGCACCGTGACCCAGACACCCACCCCGCCGCCGGCCCAGCCGACCCCCACTCCAGCCGTACCGACCACCCAGATCAAGCCCGGCGAGCGTCAGGACGGCTCCTTCGATCAGGCGATGGTGGACGCCTACGCCCGGCTGCGCGGCGGCCAGTCGCTCGGCACGCCGATGAGCTACGCGGCGCCCTGGGCCGACGGCTGGTGGCAGAAATTTGGGGGGGTGGCGGCCTACGGTGACGGCGTGCTCCTCCACGCCAACGGATCGAGCCGCAGCTACGCGGTCCACGGCGAGATCCTGAAGCGCTACCTCGCCCTGGCGGACGCGGAAAACGGAATGACTCGCCCGCCGAGCCGTCTGGGCTGGGCCGCCGGCGACGAAAAGATCATTCCGCGCAACTCGTTCGGGACGAGCGGGCTCTACGGCTTTTTCCAGAACGGGGCGCTGTACTCAACTGAGAAGCACGGCACCTTCTGGCTGACGGGCGCGGTCCTCAAGACCTATCAGGGCCTCGGCGGCAGCGGCTCGTTCCTGGGCTTCCCCATCCGTGACCAGTACCTCATCAGTGGCGCCTGGGCCGCCGACTTCGAGGGCGGGAGCATCCGCACCGTGAACGGCGTGCCGAAGGTGTTCCGCAAGTAA
- the trpC gene encoding indole-3-glycerol phosphate synthase TrpC, protein MTSSVPPTDFSQVPGVLGRIVAERVQDYAGADPDLGTVQSLPGRFGAALRRPGLSLIAEVKRASPSQGAIAPLDPAAAARAYVAGGARAISVLTEPRHFGGSPEALRSVASAVEVPALRKDFVVHPAMLREAAEWGAAAALLMVSVLGEAVGDYLGLTQRLGLDALVEVHDERELEIALEAGADIIGVNNRDLRTLEIDLSVSPRLIRRARGRGFAGVLVAESGYRTPKDLADVRELADAVLVGTSLAGSGDLAGATRALLTP, encoded by the coding sequence ATGACTTCTTCCGTTCCTCCCACCGACTTCTCTCAGGTGCCGGGCGTGCTGGGCCGCATCGTCGCCGAGCGCGTGCAGGACTACGCGGGCGCTGATCCAGACCTCGGAACGGTTCAGAGTCTCCCCGGACGGTTTGGGGCCGCGCTCCGGCGGCCCGGCCTCTCCCTGATCGCCGAGGTCAAGCGCGCGAGCCCCAGCCAGGGCGCGATTGCGCCGCTCGATCCCGCCGCCGCCGCGCGGGCCTATGTGGCGGGGGGCGCCCGCGCGATCAGCGTGCTCACCGAGCCGAGGCACTTCGGTGGCAGCCCGGAAGCGCTGCGCTCCGTCGCCTCGGCGGTGGAGGTGCCGGCGCTGCGCAAGGATTTCGTGGTGCACCCGGCGATGCTGCGGGAAGCCGCCGAGTGGGGCGCGGCGGCGGCGCTCCTCATGGTGAGTGTGCTCGGGGAAGCGGTGGGCGACTACCTCGGGCTGACCCAGCGGCTCGGACTCGACGCGCTCGTGGAGGTACACGACGAGCGCGAACTGGAGATCGCGCTGGAGGCCGGCGCCGATATCATTGGAGTCAACAACCGCGACCTGCGGACTCTGGAGATTGACCTCAGCGTCAGTCCGCGCCTGATCCGGCGGGCACGGGGCCGGGGGTTCGCGGGCGTACTCGTGGCCGAAAGCGGCTACCGGACTCCCAAAGACCTCGCGGACGTGCGGGAACTCGCCGACGCGGTGCTCGTCGGCACCTCGCTCGCGGGAAGTGGCGACCTGGCGGGCGCGACGCGGGCACTGCTGACCCCCTGA
- the nspC gene encoding carboxynorspermidine decarboxylase, protein MSDFQLPPVTDAASVDWASIPSPAFVLDETRLRRNLALISHVQRESGAQIIVAFKGFAMWSTFPLLREYGITGATASSLNEARLAKEEMQGEVHVYAPAYAEEEFSEILELADHLVFNSFSQWERFRPQVEAARAAGKALHVGIRINPEYAEVETDLYNPAGPFSRLGVTRREFREDLLDGIDGLHFHTLCEKDSDTLERTLEVVERNFGEFLPRMKWVNFGGGHLMTREGYDIGRLIRVVRAFREKWGVHVILEPGSAFGWQTGWLVSRVLDVVHNVKDAALLDISVSAHMPDVLEMPYRPRILGAGDPPEHDDREAVDTPAGHAYIIGGTTCLAGDVVGEYAFPHELKVGDRVVFDDMIHYTMVKTTFFNGVKHPDIGILRPDGRYERVKTFGYAEFKAKLS, encoded by the coding sequence GTGAGCGACTTTCAGCTTCCCCCTGTAACGGACGCAGCCAGCGTGGACTGGGCGAGCATTCCCAGCCCCGCCTTCGTCCTCGACGAAACCCGGCTGCGGCGCAATCTCGCCCTGATCTCGCACGTCCAGCGCGAGAGCGGCGCGCAGATCATCGTGGCCTTCAAGGGCTTTGCGATGTGGTCCACCTTTCCTCTCCTGCGCGAGTACGGCATCACCGGCGCCACCGCGAGCAGCCTCAACGAAGCCCGCCTGGCGAAAGAGGAGATGCAGGGTGAGGTCCACGTCTACGCCCCCGCCTACGCCGAGGAAGAATTCAGCGAGATTCTGGAGCTCGCCGACCACCTCGTTTTCAACTCTTTCAGCCAGTGGGAGCGCTTTCGCCCGCAGGTCGAAGCCGCCCGCGCCGCCGGCAAAGCGTTGCACGTCGGCATCCGTATCAACCCCGAATACGCCGAGGTGGAAACCGACCTCTACAATCCCGCCGGCCCCTTTTCCCGACTCGGCGTGACCCGGCGCGAGTTCCGCGAGGACCTGCTGGACGGCATCGACGGGCTTCACTTCCATACCCTGTGCGAAAAGGACTCCGACACGCTGGAGCGCACACTGGAAGTCGTCGAGCGCAATTTCGGCGAATTCCTGCCGCGCATGAAGTGGGTCAACTTCGGCGGCGGCCACTTGATGACCCGCGAGGGCTACGACATAGGGCGCCTGATCCGGGTGGTGCGCGCCTTCCGCGAGAAGTGGGGTGTTCACGTGATCTTGGAACCCGGCTCGGCGTTCGGCTGGCAGACCGGCTGGCTGGTGAGCCGCGTGCTCGACGTGGTCCACAACGTCAAGGACGCCGCGCTGCTCGACATCTCGGTGTCGGCCCATATGCCCGATGTGCTGGAGATGCCCTACCGCCCCCGCATCCTGGGGGCGGGCGATCCTCCGGAGCACGATGACCGGGAAGCGGTCGACACGCCCGCCGGCCACGCCTACATCATCGGCGGCACGACCTGCCTCGCCGGGGACGTGGTGGGCGAGTACGCCTTCCCGCACGAGCTGAAGGTGGGGGACCGCGTGGTCTTCGACGACATGATCCACTACACGATGGTCAAGACGACCTTTTTCAACGGCGTCAAGCACCCCGACATCGGCATCCTGCGCCCGGACGGACGGTACGAGCGCGTCAAGACCTTCGGCTACGCGGAGTTCAAGGCCAAGCTGAGCTGA
- a CDS encoding MogA/MoaB family molybdenum cofactor biosynthesis protein yields the protein MSEPGPLSPDASVTQHRAQAPHAVRAAVVTISDTRTPETDESGRYLAEALRAAGHTVVETLIVPDDALPIRAALVRLMREADVVLTTGGTGIAGRDVTVPVVESLLTKPLPGFGELFRTLSYGQVGGAAMLSRAVGGLGRGALLFALPGSLNAVKTAWEGLLASELGHLVYEMLRQGQSGPAQVSLPGRVGAAQPTHPTPADQARQVGRHTPRSGLTEPTSSHSAGDE from the coding sequence ATGTCTGAGCCTGGGCCTCTCTCTCCGGACGCTTCCGTCACGCAGCACCGCGCCCAGGCGCCCCATGCCGTGCGCGCCGCCGTCGTCACGATCAGCGACACCCGCACGCCGGAGACCGACGAGAGTGGCCGCTACCTCGCCGAGGCGTTGCGCGCGGCGGGCCACACGGTCGTCGAGACCCTGATCGTCCCCGACGACGCGCTGCCGATTCGCGCGGCCCTCGTCCGGCTGATGCGGGAGGCCGACGTGGTGCTCACCACGGGCGGCACCGGCATCGCGGGGCGGGACGTGACGGTGCCGGTCGTGGAGTCGCTGCTGACCAAGCCGCTGCCCGGCTTCGGCGAACTGTTCCGGACGCTGTCCTACGGGCAGGTGGGTGGCGCGGCGATGCTCTCGCGGGCGGTGGGAGGACTCGGGCGCGGGGCGCTGCTGTTCGCCTTGCCGGGCAGCCTGAATGCCGTGAAGACCGCCTGGGAGGGCCTGCTCGCCTCAGAACTCGGGCACCTCGTCTACGAGATGCTGCGCCAGGGCCAGTCGGGGCCGGCGCAGGTCTCGCTGCCCGGTCGGGTGGGGGCGGCCCAGCCCACGCACCCCACTCCGGCAGACCAGGCCCGTCAGGTCGGACGCCATACCCCGCGTTCCGGACTGACGGAGCCCACTTCCTCCCACTCCGCTGGTGACGAGTAG
- the rpsP gene encoding 30S ribosomal protein S16, producing MVKIRLSRFGSAHNPHYRIVVADVRRPRDGGYIESLGHYDPRKTTENFLKVDVERAQHWLAQGAQPTDTARRLLRSQGVKVSKK from the coding sequence ATGGTCAAAATTCGCCTGTCCCGTTTCGGTTCTGCCCACAACCCCCACTACCGTATTGTCGTCGCCGACGTGCGCCGTCCGCGCGACGGTGGCTACATCGAGAGCCTCGGCCACTACGACCCCCGCAAGACCACCGAGAACTTCCTTAAGGTGGACGTGGAGCGCGCCCAGCACTGGCTCGCCCAGGGCGCCCAGCCCACCGACACCGCCCGCCGCCTGCTGCGCTCGCAGGGCGTCAAGGTCAGCAAGAAGTAA
- a CDS encoding LCP family protein: MRRILALLLIVLAGLVALLSPAFPALIRYGAWPQTGEKPLNVIVAGIDVDYDWSAATWPYPAKPLDFTYRTDTLLLAQVRPDGTVKLLSIPRDSWVPIVGWRGSSLGKINSANIHGGPEMVKKTVQQLTGIEPDGYVYLTLNALRSVTEAVGGVTVDVTQRMKYDDNAGNLHIDLQPGVQHLSGKQAEDFLRFRHDNLGDIGRVARQQAFLAALSERLRSPLNAWRLPRVVAALHANTQSDLSRAEMGQLLGAALKGPRINSYTVPGDFGWAGNTSIWAVDQGKLSGLLTEQFRDPDDPRGLRLLVLNADAPPGSARALKAQLEALGYRNVTAANDPREAPTTVVEGGTPTARETVLRDVGHGAAGPSAPATGSDLTIRLGRDTPAP; the protein is encoded by the coding sequence GTGCGCCGCATTCTCGCCCTCCTGCTGATTGTGCTGGCGGGCCTGGTCGCGCTCCTCTCTCCCGCGTTTCCGGCCCTGATTCGTTACGGCGCCTGGCCCCAGACCGGGGAAAAGCCGCTGAATGTGATTGTCGCCGGCATTGACGTGGACTACGACTGGAGCGCCGCGACCTGGCCCTATCCTGCCAAGCCCCTCGACTTTACCTACCGCACGGACACGCTGCTGCTCGCGCAGGTCCGGCCGGACGGCACGGTGAAGCTGCTGAGCATCCCGCGCGACAGCTGGGTGCCCATCGTGGGCTGGCGCGGCAGCAGCCTGGGCAAGATCAATTCTGCCAACATCCACGGTGGGCCGGAGATGGTGAAAAAGACGGTGCAGCAGCTCACGGGCATCGAGCCCGACGGCTACGTCTACCTCACCCTCAACGCCCTGCGCTCGGTGACCGAGGCGGTGGGCGGCGTGACCGTCGATGTGACGCAGCGCATGAAGTACGACGACAATGCCGGCAACCTGCACATCGACCTGCAGCCGGGCGTGCAGCACCTCAGCGGCAAGCAGGCCGAGGACTTCCTGCGCTTTCGCCACGACAACCTGGGCGACATCGGACGGGTGGCGCGGCAGCAGGCCTTTCTGGCCGCCCTCTCGGAGCGCCTGCGCAGCCCGCTCAATGCCTGGCGTCTGCCACGGGTCGTCGCGGCCCTGCACGCCAACACCCAGAGCGACCTGAGCCGCGCCGAGATGGGCCAGCTCCTCGGCGCCGCCCTGAAAGGACCCCGGATCAACTCGTATACCGTGCCGGGCGATTTTGGCTGGGCGGGCAACACCAGCATCTGGGCCGTCGACCAGGGTAAGTTGAGTGGGCTGCTCACCGAGCAGTTTCGCGATCCCGACGACCCGCGCGGCCTGCGCCTCCTGGTCCTGAACGCCGACGCCCCACCGGGCAGCGCCCGCGCCCTCAAAGCGCAGTTGGAGGCGCTCGGCTACCGCAACGTGACGGCGGCCAACGACCCGCGCGAGGCGCCCACCACCGTCGTCGAGGGCGGCACTCCCACCGCGCGTGAAACAGTGCTGCGCGACGTGGGGCACGGCGCCGCTGGCCCGAGCGCGCCGGCGACCGGCTCGGACCTTACCATTCGGCTGGGCCGCGACACGCCGGCGCCCTGA